CTTTTATGGAAAAGATTTTGAAGCATTCAAGGGATATATTGGTGAATACACAGAAACGGAGAGTCTTCAGATTCCTGAGCCAAAACAATATCCAGAACCTGCTACCGGAGGAAATGTATATTTTATTGATTATGATATGGTTCAGATGGAAATGAGTAAAGTAGGTAAGGGAAATATGGTTAATCCTGCTTATTTTGGAAAGATGAATGTTTTCAATGAATATTTTGGTCGGGGATTATCTTCCATTGTTTTCCAGGAGATTCGTGAGAGTAAAAGTTTAGCCTATTCCGCCTATGTTTCTTATTCAGCCAATGCTGAATTAAATCATCCGGATTATGTTACCACTTATATCGGAACACAACCGGACAAATTGATGATTGCTGTTGACACAATGGATGAGCTGATGAATGAGCTTCCTGAGGTTACCATCCAGTTTGAAAATGCTAAAAATGCGGCTTTAAAACAGATCGCTTCTACCAGAGTTACCAGAGGCAATATCTTCTTCAACACTTTAAGATTGAAGAAGCTGGGGATTGATCATGATTTCAGAAAAGATATCTTTAATCAGATCCAGGTATTGAAATTTGAAGATATCAGAGAGTTTTATCACTCGGAAATTCAATCCGTAGATTTTAATACAGCTATTATCGGTAAAAAAGAAAACCTGAATATGGAAGCTGTAAGTAAAATGGGAACCTTTACAGAAGTAAGTCTGAAAGATATTTTCGGACATTAAAAATAAAAGAGCCGCTCCATATCTTTATCGGGCGGCTTTTTTTATGTTGTACTTACTCAGTTCATTCCTTATGTCATCATACAATCTCCATCTCCATCTTGCAAGTGAGGATTAAAATCTTTTGGAAGGCTTTGTAGTAATTCTTGACGAAAAAGATAATCGCGTTTGAAATCCTTTTCATAGATTCTGGACAATGATCTAGACTTCTTTATTTTCTCATTAAGTGTTTCATTGTAAACGGTCATCATTTTTACCTTATTTTGAATGATAAAAATGTTTAAAAACTGAATAAACTTATGAATACTTGAATTTCCGTTTGAAAAAATATAAGGAATTCTAAGATGACCATCCCGTAAAAGCAATAATGATACGGTTTCCAGATTACCTTGTTTGTCATATACCTTAACCCAAACATATTTAAAAACCTCAGCATAGCTGGAAAAGAAATAGTTATCATCTCTTTTTCTACCTTCCAAAATCCATGGATTTGTTGTAAAATAATTTATTTCATCTACCGTTCGCTGACCATGATATGAGGAGGCAAAATTTTTGATTTCTGTATCCATCTGATTCAATACTTCAAATCTGAACTTCGGCTTCCCTGTTCCTATATTTTTTATTCCAATCAGAGTATTTACTATAGTATCTGAAAGATGCAAAAGAGGCCTGAAATTCTTTATCCATGTTTTTTTTCCTGAAAGAACCGTTGCTGAATCTAGTCTGAAATAATATCGCTTCCCGTTTTTAGGAAAAAAACTCTCAACGCTTCCTATATGATGAAAGAAAACCTCAGCTTCTTTTGTAAATTCTGCCATGATAACATGATTATTGTACTCATCCAAAGCCTTTTGCAGAAGTGCTTTTGCTACTTTCTTCCCTCTGAACTCATTGCTTACGTACAATGTACTTAACCAGGCAAACCTGATGGCTTTTCCTTCAATTTCAAAAAAATCCGGGAGACACCCCATATATCCAGCTAATCTTCCTTCATAAAAGGCAAGAATAAGGAGTGTCTGCTCTTCAGTTGCTTTTGGGTTATGGATGTGTGACATCGCACGATGTTCCGTAATGGGAAGAAAATCATACTGCCTGAATTCACCGGATGATACAAAATCTTCAAGTTCTTTTTTATTAAATGTCTTCAGCTGTATCATCTTCTAACAATAGTATTTTTATTCATCAGCTTTTTCAACTTAAAATAAGCGATTTCTTTTTTGAGGATTCTTTCTGCACTTTCGCCTGTTTCCATTGGAATTCTCTGGTAATTCCTTTTTATACTGTCTAGTTTAATTCCTGCTGCCCCAAAACTACAATACATTTCTTTGTTTGTAAAAAGCGCCTCAAAGAAATCATTTTTCACTCCGAAATCGGTAAAAGGAAAGGCAAAACTTTCATACAGGAAGTCATTTTCTTTTAAATACACAAAAGTTTTATCTATTGATTCTATCTGTTGCTCCAGAGATAAATTTCCGAATTTCGGATGATCCCAGCTATGAGATGATATTCCAAAGCCTCTATTTGTAAGATTTTTTAATTCCTCCGTGTCTAGATAAGGCTTGTGTTCTTTTAAATAGGACTTAAAATCAACTTCTAACTTTTCAGCAAGCGAATCCAGAATGGCTTTTTCCTGGTAAGTGATTTTTAGAATCTCGTTTTTCAATGTTTCTGTTTCAGCATTACCGTTGAGTGAAAGAATACTGCTTATCTCAGGATGTACAGATTTCTTGTTTTCTAAAACATCGATAAGCAGACTGCTTTTACACCTGAACATGATTTCTTTATTGTCAATGAAAGCCGGATTTATAAAATTGCAGGCGTAAATTCCTTTACGTTCTAATATAGGAGCAACTATTTCATAAAATTCTCTGAGACCATCATCAAAGGTAAGTAAAGCGATCTTTTTTTGAGGTTTGAAATTTCCTGAAGTAAAATCTTTGAATTCTTGCCAGTTTACCCATTGAAAATGTTTTGAAAGGCAGTCAATATCTGCTTCAAACTGTCTGGTATTCTTGTATTGAATCACATGTCTGATATGGGGAAGCTTTTCATCGGAAACACAATGATAAACAGGTAAACAGTAATCCAACGGAAAAGACTTTCCGAAATGATCTGTTTCAAAAGCAGTAAATAGATTAATGATCTGATCTTTCATCCTAAAAATAAAAAGAATCTATTCGAAATAAATTCAAATAGATTCTTTAAAGGTATAACTTTTTAAAATTATTTTATTACTTTCATTTCATCAACAAGCCATTTAGCATCTGCGAATTTATCAACGATGAAAAGAATATATTTTGTATCTACCATGATGTTTCTGCTGAAACGTGGGTCGAAGTTAATATCACTCATAGTTCCCTCCCACTGTCTGTCGAAGTTAAGACCTATCAGATTTCCATTGGCATCAAGAGTTGGACTTCCTGAATTCCCCCCTGTTGTATGGTTGGTTGCTGTAAATCCTACAGGAACATCACCAGTTTTATCTTTATAGATTCCGAAGTCTTTCTTGTTGTAGAGCTCAATCAATTTCTTAGGAACGTCAAATTCATAATCTCCAGGAATATATTTCTCCATCACTCCGGCAAGATGAGTCTGGTACCCGTAAGAAACTGCATCTCTTGGAGCTGAACCTTTAACCTTACCATAAGTTA
This Chryseobacterium sp. G0162 DNA region includes the following protein-coding sequences:
- a CDS encoding GNAT family N-acetyltransferase; translation: MIQLKTFNKKELEDFVSSGEFRQYDFLPITEHRAMSHIHNPKATEEQTLLILAFYEGRLAGYMGCLPDFFEIEGKAIRFAWLSTLYVSNEFRGKKVAKALLQKALDEYNNHVIMAEFTKEAEVFFHHIGSVESFFPKNGKRYYFRLDSATVLSGKKTWIKNFRPLLHLSDTIVNTLIGIKNIGTGKPKFRFEVLNQMDTEIKNFASSYHGQRTVDEINYFTTNPWILEGRKRDDNYFFSSYAEVFKYVWVKVYDKQGNLETVSLLLLRDGHLRIPYIFSNGNSSIHKFIQFLNIFIIQNKVKMMTVYNETLNEKIKKSRSLSRIYEKDFKRDYLFRQELLQSLPKDFNPHLQDGDGDCMMT
- a CDS encoding polysaccharide deacetylase family protein, whose translation is MKDQIINLFTAFETDHFGKSFPLDYCLPVYHCVSDEKLPHIRHVIQYKNTRQFEADIDCLSKHFQWVNWQEFKDFTSGNFKPQKKIALLTFDDGLREFYEIVAPILERKGIYACNFINPAFIDNKEIMFRCKSSLLIDVLENKKSVHPEISSILSLNGNAETETLKNEILKITYQEKAILDSLAEKLEVDFKSYLKEHKPYLDTEELKNLTNRGFGISSHSWDHPKFGNLSLEQQIESIDKTFVYLKENDFLYESFAFPFTDFGVKNDFFEALFTNKEMYCSFGAAGIKLDSIKRNYQRIPMETGESAERILKKEIAYFKLKKLMNKNTIVRR